A single genomic interval of Trichosurus vulpecula isolate mTriVul1 chromosome 6, mTriVul1.pri, whole genome shotgun sequence harbors:
- the LOC118854520 gene encoding olfactory receptor 1013-like, translating into MEKNNHTVTVFILLGFTQDPMIQLILFVLFLMVYSMTVVGNITLIVLIYTDSQLHTSMYFFIGNLSFLDLWYSSVYTPKIMVTCVSEDKSISFAGCVSQFFFSAGLAYSECYLLAAMTYDHYIVISNPLFYAQAMSRWLCICLVGISYICGFVNAIILTSNTFTLNFCGDNIIDDFFRDVSPLVKLACNVKDSYQEVLYFLLASNVITPTLLILASYLFIIAAILRIRSAQGQLKAFSTCSSHLISVTLYYGSIFYIYSRPSSSYALERDKIISTFYTVVFLMLNPMIYSMRNKDVKEALKNVYKMTTS; encoded by the coding sequence ATGGAGAAAAACAACCATACTGTAACTGTATTCATCCTACTAGGTTTCACCCAGGACCCTATGATACAACTGATTCTCTTTGTCCTTTTTCTCATGGTATACTCCATGACAGTGGTGGGGAATATCACTTTGATAGTGTTAATCTATACAGACTCCCAGCTGCACACCTCTATGTATTTCTTCATTGGGAATCTGTCTTTTCTGGATCTCTGGTATTCCTCTGTTTATACTCCCAAAATCATGGTGACCTGTGTCTCTGAGGACAAGAGCATCTCTTTTGCTGGATGTGTGTCTCAGTTCTTCTTCTCAGCTGGACTAGCATATAGTGAATGCTACCTGTTGGCTGCCATGACATATGACCATTACATAGTTATCTCCAATCCACTGTTCTATGCTCAGGCCATGTCTCGATGGTTGTGTATATGTCTGGTTGGCATCTCCTACATCTGTGGTTTTGTTAATGCTATCATACTTACTAGCAATACATTTACTCTGAACTTCTGTGGGGATAATATCATTGATGACTTCTTCCGTGATGTCTCACCCTTGGTGAAGCTGGCATGTAATGTGAAAGACAGTTACCAGGAGGTGCTCTATTTCCTCTTGGCCTCCAATGTCATCACTCCTACTCTACTAATCCTGGCCTCCTACCTCTTCATCATTGCTGCCATCTTGAGGATTCGCTCTGCCCAGGGCCAACTCAAAGCCTTTTCTACCTGTTCTTCTCACTTGATTTCTGTTACCTTATACTATGGCTCTATTTTCTACATTTATTCTCGCCCAAGTTCCAGCTATGCCCTGGAGCGGGACAAAATTATCTCCACATTTTACACAGTGGTTTTCCTCATGTTGAACCCCATGATCTACAGCATGAGGAATAAGGATGTGAAAGAAGCCCTGAAGAACGTCTATAAAATGACTACTTCCTGA